A region of Etheostoma cragini isolate CJK2018 chromosome 24, CSU_Ecrag_1.0, whole genome shotgun sequence DNA encodes the following proteins:
- the LOC117939372 gene encoding insulin receptor substrate 2-A-like isoform X2: protein MNENAEGHSRCADQARSLPASTSPLSSSSCSSTQTWLPSDWPLEPSWTHDRQQDQDQDQGSRHHYAETESSPASRFYEELFCRSQGSNTLAGTLMTSSPPQSDVVKQSSLGKLERNHTKYFVLRAGSHTGPSRLEWYKSQKKFTAMEKSAGKAALYGSTKVIYLRCCLGVSRSSSSRKGHTVVLYAKDQTMVLVVEDQWEQAEWYLAIKKLMEEEQKDEEHGEGFDEEDDGYCTLPPVASFKEVWPVTVKPRGLGSSKSLLGESRLCLTATSLILVRVAACSDLASVTIPLLSVRRFGHLDGSFFLELGRSAQNGPGEIWMEAREQGNPAIAQHIHEVVRETVRALRALPDFSRSPTSNHNQLQNLQASKRCRIKYRDKQVNVRPLASRLALPPRNPEIQTTPTKCCLEPREQHKTEPESDLSPTSHLSPFSLHQSSMSETGSYMEMKTDHHLPVDEGRDNDCRTAVVTGDQCGVAASGMEGWEPGEEQGPGYMMMSPQGSRGRSVLPQDDYVTMASPLKHSWLASSSLSSSPQTSFNSSTSDSCSPLHPSHHQTNEHSGPHWLVTSVQQSETEAGQSQKSISCSTQPQDGARQERTSAKQRRLPAPTWATSSPVRSVGGSGVLTPFAASGSGYTRSIQANPNSGAGRSSQLQAASRQIVRYRLSLCLPCCLQAEDRH, encoded by the exons atgaatgaaaatgcgGAAGGGCACAGCAGGTGTGCGGACCAAGCGAGATCTCTCCCTGCTTCCACCTCCCCTCTGTCGTcttccagctgcagctccacCCAAACATGGCTGCCGTCTGACTGGCCTCTGGAGCCTTCCTGGACGCATGATCGTCaacaggaccaggaccaggaccagggtTCTCGGCACCATTACGCCGAGACGGAGTCCAGTCCTGCGTCTCGTTTCTATGAGGAACTCTTCTGTAGGAGCCAGGGCTCCAACACTCTGGCTGGCACACTCATGACCTCCTCCCCGCCACAGAGCGATGTGGTGAAACAAAGTTCCCTGGGGAAACTGGAGCGGAACCACACAAAATATTTTGTCCTGAGAGCAGGAAGTCACACCGGGCCGAGTAGACTCGAGTGGTACAAAAGCCAGAAGAAGTTCACAGCAATGGAGAAGTCTGCTGGTAAAGCTGCGCTGTATGGCTCAACCAA GGTGATTTATCTGAGGTGCTGTCTTGGTGTGAGCCGGAGTAGCAGTTCCAGGAAAGGCCACACAGTGGTGCTGTATGCCAAGGATCAAACCATGGTGCTGGTGGTGGAGGACCAGTGGGAACAAGCAGAGTGGTATCTGGCCATCAAGAAACTGATGGAGGAAGAGCAGAAGGATGAAGAGCATGGAGAAGGGTTtgatgaagaggatgatggGTATTGTACTCTGCCCCCTGTTGCATCCTTTAAAGAG GTGTGGCCCGTCACGGTGAAACCCAGAGGTCTGGGTTCTTCCAAGTCCCTGTTGGGGGAGAGCCGGCTGTGCCTCACAGCTACGTCCCTCATCTTGGTCAGAGTGGCGGCATGCAGTGACTTGGCGTCGGTAACGATACCTTTGCTGAGTGTTCGGCGCTTTGGCCACTTGGATGGTTCATTCTTCTTGGAGCTTGGCAGGTCGGCACAAAATGGTCCTGGAGAGATCTGGATGGAAGCTAGGGAACAAG GAAACCCAGCAATAGCCCAGCACATTCATGAGGTGGTTCGCGAGACGGTAAGGGCACTACGAGCTCTTCCTGACTTCAGCCGGTCACCAACCTCCAATCACAATCAACTTCAAAACCTTCAGGCCTCAAAACGCTGCCGAATCaaatacagagacaaacaggTGAATGTGAGACCACTTGCTTCACGCCTGGCTTTGCCTCCCAGGAACCCTGAAATCCAGACAACTCCAACTAAATGTTGCCTCGAGCCCCGCGAACAACACAAAACGGAGCCTGAATCCGATCTGAGCCCCACCTCACATCTCAGCCCTTTCAGCCTTCATCAGAGCTCCATGTCTGAGACTGGCAGCTACATGGAAATGAAAACGGACCATCATCTCCCCGTAGACGAAGGGAGAGACAACGACTGCAGAACTGCCGTGGTGACAGGGGACCAGTGCGGCGTTGCAGCCAGCGGTATGGAGGGCTGGGAGCCAGGTGAGGAGCAGGGGCCCGGCTACATGATGATGTCTCCGCAGGGAAGCCGCGGGCGGTCTGTGCTGCCTCAGGATGACTATGTGACCATGGCGAGCCCACTTAAACACAGCTGGCTagcttcctcctccctctcctcttcccctcAGACGTCATTCAACAG CTCCACCTCTGACAGCTGCTCTCCTCTGCACCCATCACATCATCAGACCAACGAGCACAGCGGGCCGCACTGGCTGGTCACCTCTGTCCAACAGTCAGAAACAGAAGCTGGCCAATCACAGAAGAGCATCAGCTGCTCCACCCAACCACAGGATGGAGCAAGGCAGGAGCGGACGTCGGCCAAGCAGAGACGGCTCCCGGCACCGACCTGGGCCACCTCGTCTCCTGTGAGGAGTGTTGGTGGGTCCGGCGTGTTGACTCCGTTTGCTGCAAGTGGATCAGGCTATACCAGGTCAATCCAGGCTAATCCAAACTCTGGTGCTGGCCGGTCCAGCCAACTCCAAGCGGCATCACGCCAGATTGTTAGATACCGGCTTTCTTTGTGCCTGCCTTGTTGCCTGCAAGCTGAAGACAGACATTGA
- the LOC117939372 gene encoding insulin receptor substrate 2-A-like isoform X1, protein MNENAEGHSRCADQARSLPASTSPLSSSSCSSTQTWLPSDWPLEPSWTHDRQQDQDQDQGSRHHYAETESSPASRFYEELFCRSQGSNTLAGTLMTSSPPQSDVVKQSSLGKLERNHTKYFVLRAGSHTGPSRLEWYKSQKKFTAMEKSAGKAALYGSTKQGVIYLRCCLGVSRSSSSRKGHTVVLYAKDQTMVLVVEDQWEQAEWYLAIKKLMEEEQKDEEHGEGFDEEDDGYCTLPPVASFKEVWPVTVKPRGLGSSKSLLGESRLCLTATSLILVRVAACSDLASVTIPLLSVRRFGHLDGSFFLELGRSAQNGPGEIWMEAREQGNPAIAQHIHEVVRETVRALRALPDFSRSPTSNHNQLQNLQASKRCRIKYRDKQVNVRPLASRLALPPRNPEIQTTPTKCCLEPREQHKTEPESDLSPTSHLSPFSLHQSSMSETGSYMEMKTDHHLPVDEGRDNDCRTAVVTGDQCGVAASGMEGWEPGEEQGPGYMMMSPQGSRGRSVLPQDDYVTMASPLKHSWLASSSLSSSPQTSFNSSTSDSCSPLHPSHHQTNEHSGPHWLVTSVQQSETEAGQSQKSISCSTQPQDGARQERTSAKQRRLPAPTWATSSPVRSVGGSGVLTPFAASGSGYTRSIQANPNSGAGRSSQLQAASRQIVRYRLSLCLPCCLQAEDRH, encoded by the exons atgaatgaaaatgcgGAAGGGCACAGCAGGTGTGCGGACCAAGCGAGATCTCTCCCTGCTTCCACCTCCCCTCTGTCGTcttccagctgcagctccacCCAAACATGGCTGCCGTCTGACTGGCCTCTGGAGCCTTCCTGGACGCATGATCGTCaacaggaccaggaccaggaccagggtTCTCGGCACCATTACGCCGAGACGGAGTCCAGTCCTGCGTCTCGTTTCTATGAGGAACTCTTCTGTAGGAGCCAGGGCTCCAACACTCTGGCTGGCACACTCATGACCTCCTCCCCGCCACAGAGCGATGTGGTGAAACAAAGTTCCCTGGGGAAACTGGAGCGGAACCACACAAAATATTTTGTCCTGAGAGCAGGAAGTCACACCGGGCCGAGTAGACTCGAGTGGTACAAAAGCCAGAAGAAGTTCACAGCAATGGAGAAGTCTGCTGGTAAAGCTGCGCTGTATGGCTCAACCAAGCAAGG GGTGATTTATCTGAGGTGCTGTCTTGGTGTGAGCCGGAGTAGCAGTTCCAGGAAAGGCCACACAGTGGTGCTGTATGCCAAGGATCAAACCATGGTGCTGGTGGTGGAGGACCAGTGGGAACAAGCAGAGTGGTATCTGGCCATCAAGAAACTGATGGAGGAAGAGCAGAAGGATGAAGAGCATGGAGAAGGGTTtgatgaagaggatgatggGTATTGTACTCTGCCCCCTGTTGCATCCTTTAAAGAG GTGTGGCCCGTCACGGTGAAACCCAGAGGTCTGGGTTCTTCCAAGTCCCTGTTGGGGGAGAGCCGGCTGTGCCTCACAGCTACGTCCCTCATCTTGGTCAGAGTGGCGGCATGCAGTGACTTGGCGTCGGTAACGATACCTTTGCTGAGTGTTCGGCGCTTTGGCCACTTGGATGGTTCATTCTTCTTGGAGCTTGGCAGGTCGGCACAAAATGGTCCTGGAGAGATCTGGATGGAAGCTAGGGAACAAG GAAACCCAGCAATAGCCCAGCACATTCATGAGGTGGTTCGCGAGACGGTAAGGGCACTACGAGCTCTTCCTGACTTCAGCCGGTCACCAACCTCCAATCACAATCAACTTCAAAACCTTCAGGCCTCAAAACGCTGCCGAATCaaatacagagacaaacaggTGAATGTGAGACCACTTGCTTCACGCCTGGCTTTGCCTCCCAGGAACCCTGAAATCCAGACAACTCCAACTAAATGTTGCCTCGAGCCCCGCGAACAACACAAAACGGAGCCTGAATCCGATCTGAGCCCCACCTCACATCTCAGCCCTTTCAGCCTTCATCAGAGCTCCATGTCTGAGACTGGCAGCTACATGGAAATGAAAACGGACCATCATCTCCCCGTAGACGAAGGGAGAGACAACGACTGCAGAACTGCCGTGGTGACAGGGGACCAGTGCGGCGTTGCAGCCAGCGGTATGGAGGGCTGGGAGCCAGGTGAGGAGCAGGGGCCCGGCTACATGATGATGTCTCCGCAGGGAAGCCGCGGGCGGTCTGTGCTGCCTCAGGATGACTATGTGACCATGGCGAGCCCACTTAAACACAGCTGGCTagcttcctcctccctctcctcttcccctcAGACGTCATTCAACAG CTCCACCTCTGACAGCTGCTCTCCTCTGCACCCATCACATCATCAGACCAACGAGCACAGCGGGCCGCACTGGCTGGTCACCTCTGTCCAACAGTCAGAAACAGAAGCTGGCCAATCACAGAAGAGCATCAGCTGCTCCACCCAACCACAGGATGGAGCAAGGCAGGAGCGGACGTCGGCCAAGCAGAGACGGCTCCCGGCACCGACCTGGGCCACCTCGTCTCCTGTGAGGAGTGTTGGTGGGTCCGGCGTGTTGACTCCGTTTGCTGCAAGTGGATCAGGCTATACCAGGTCAATCCAGGCTAATCCAAACTCTGGTGCTGGCCGGTCCAGCCAACTCCAAGCGGCATCACGCCAGATTGTTAGATACCGGCTTTCTTTGTGCCTGCCTTGTTGCCTGCAAGCTGAAGACAGACATTGA
- the LOC117939374 gene encoding carboxy-terminal domain RNA polymerase II polypeptide A small phosphatase 1-like → MDTPSSIITQVSRDEEGSKATEERGSSPSLSSKKPRGRGLFSSLFCCLRRDQPEPPPVNNNAPLLVEDNGTVSKNQVKPLLPPAKSKYSGKTCVVIDLDETLVHSSFKPVNNADFIIPVEIDGTVHQVYVLKRPHVDEFLKRMGELFECVLFTASLAKYADPVSDLLDKWGAFRCRLFRESCVFYRGNYVKDLSRLGRDLNKVIIVDNSPASYIFHPDNAVPVASWFDDMSDTELLDLIPFFEKLSKVDNVYTVLKHQGAAS, encoded by the exons ATGGACACTCCGTCCTCAATAATTACCCAAGTCAGCCGGGATGAAGAGGGAAGTAAAGCCACAGAAGAAAGGG GTTCTTCCCCGTCTCTGTCCTCCAAGAAGCCCAGGGGCAGAGGCCTCTTCTCCAGCCTGTTCTGCTGCCTGCGTCGAGACCAGCCCGAACCCCCACCAGTCAACAACAACGCCCCTCTGCTGGTCGAGGACAACGGAACCGTCTCCAAG aaCCAGGTGAAGCCACTGCTTCCTCCAGCAAAGTCCAAATACTCTGGGAAGACCTGTGTGGTTATAGATCTGGATGAGACGTTAGTCCACAGCTCTTTTAAG CCGGTTAACAATGCAGATTTCATTATTCCTGTGGAGATAGATGGAACAGTACACCAG GTGTACGTCCTGAAGCGGCCTCATGTCGACGAGTTCCTGAAGAGAATGGGAGAACTGTTTGAGTGCGTCCTGTTCACTGCCAGTTTAGCGAAG TATGCAGACCCCGTCTCCGACCTCCTGGACAAGTGGGGCGCTTTCCGCTGCCGCCTGTTCCGGGAGTCCTGCGTCTTCTACCGAGGTAATTACGTCAAGGACCTGAGTCGCCTGGGGCGCGATCTGAACAAGGTCATCATCGTGGACAACTCCCCCGCCTCCTACATCTTCCACCCTGACAACGCA GTGCCCGTGGCCTCGTGGTTCGACGACATGTCCGACACCGAGCTGCTGGACCTCATCCCGTTCTTCGAGAAGCTGAGCAAAGTGGATAATGTGTACACGGTCCTCAAGCACCAAGGGGCCGCGAGCTAG